The Aspergillus fumigatus Af293 chromosome 3, whole genome shotgun sequence region GCGAAATTGGAGAGTAAGTCGAGTATTCCCCCATAACTTGGGATGGCTGGTGCTGATAAAGATCTGTGTTCAGGAATGCAGTGCCAAGTTGGGTGACAGATAACGAAGGAAAGAAATGGCAACAACATAGCTGGGAAACCATTGCCGGAGTGTTGGAATCCATTGAGCCTGGATGTGTAGGAAGGGCCTTAAATTGTCAATTCGCCTACAAGGTAGCCGTGCTTGAAATTGGAGTCAGTTTGTCGGTAAATTGTTTATGTGGCACTGATGCCAGAGGGCCTTCCCAGCATTATCGTGAACTGCGTTGACCCATGGGTATCTTGCAAGCATGCTCTGGACTTGTTTCCATGTCCTCAATGCCAGAGTATCGATAGTCTCCTTTAATTTCGAAATCCACATAGGATGATTCCCCAGCTGGGAGGATGACGCTGCTCCAATATAAAGCATCCAGAGTAGAATTTCTCGGACATCTAGTCCGCCATCTGCAAGATCTTGAGCGCCATTGAGCAGTAAGTTAGAGAGAAGAGCGTTATGAGCTATACGACGATCTAGTCCCGGCCAGAATGGAACCAGAAATGCAGTGAGACCTATATGGATTGCGTTCTCAATTGGACATTTCGGACGACCCACCAAGGGTGTACATATTCCCCAAGCGATAGCCAAGGACGAGCAGGTCGCTGTGGAAAACGCAGGACTTCAGCTTGGGACCCACTCCATTATTTGCGTCATTGAGCATTGAAGCAAGGGATGTCACTTCAAAGAAGACATCCTGAATATCGCGGCGCAGGCTTCCTAGCAAAGGAGACCGGTAGGGTTTGCTGTAACATGCATGATTCTGTCGCTTGTCCCCGTAGATTTCATGTATTATCCTATTTGTTTCGATGGCGTCCTCCAGGCTAAATAGCGTCGATGAACCCAGCTGCAGAGCATATTCGAGATCAACACTACAATAGTCAGCATGATCGGCAGATGTGCAGTGCCGCTGAAGGACCTACCGCAGCATTTTTTGAACAAGTATATGATTGCTCTTGGTGACCTGCAACAGCCCGCCTTGTAGCTGGACCATTCTTCTTAAAGCTTGAACATGTACAAATCCTCGTTGATATTCGTTCTGATGGCGCTCGTATTGAGCCATGCTGACTATAACTGCCATGGTCGTATCACTGATCGCTTCCTGGCCGGATAGTCGTTGATTAATCAAACGGAAGGTGTGGGATATGTGACTCATGGCTTGCAGGATACCCTCTTTCCTGGTGACGAGGTCGTTAAGACACAGTATGGAGGTTGCCACGGCGCAATGAAAGCCTGCCGAGGAGAAGTTAGCCTGAGTTCTTACCATATGGTGTCACTCGACCTTCTGAACTCACAAGCTTGATCAATAAAGATATACCGCACAAACATCGACGAGGCCTCACTTGGAGAGTCAATGGCCTTGCTCAGTTGAGGCACGTATCGTGCGGCGCTTAGGAATCCAACGACTACATGTAAGAAAACATGTCAGCAGCTGAGGCTATGACAACATTGAGTGAAGGAGATGACCATACCTCTTTTCACAAGCGCCTTCCATTCCCTAGACAGTGGCACTGGAAAGACCAGTCCATCGTTTATCGGCCGTTCAATCTGGGGAGTTTCTTGCACCGGACCAGGCCCCTTCCTTATTATGCCAGGGATGCCGAATGAAGATATAATCTTCGTTGACGCGTGTTTTCTCGATGATCGCACGATTTTTTTGCCTCTATTTTTTCCTGTGGCTGCATGGCGACGGATCTGCTTTCGAGCAGCTTGATCGATGCTGAGTTTGTTGTCAATGAACTGATATGACATTCGGATCGTCTGGGATACAATATAGCAATACAACGTACTTTGAGCAATGAAGAAGGAGTGGTAGGAAATCGAGAGATGATTTGGTGAATTTCTGTCCTGGGGAGATTGAGCTGTCGGAGTTAACGGAGCTAATCACCAGAGGCGTGTTCTTTAAACTTACGCATGGCTCCTGAAATTTCATTTATTTTATTGTCCAGAGAGAATAGGGATTGTCCTAAATTGACACTGCCTCCGAGGAAACCGGAGGGAGGGTGGCTATCTGGGTTTCGGAATACACCTCACGATCGATAgctatggcttccttgcTGCGTCGAGCCACTCAAGCACTGAGAAGCCTCAGCTGGAGTGGTcatgggttgggtttgggtcaacccacACAGGTTCCAACCCAACCCGCATGGgttttgggtcaacccaAGGCATAGAAAACCCGCCCTAAAACCcatgcgggttgggtcagggCCAATCCTAACCCACCCACATTGCGGGTTGGGTGGGTTGGGTTAGCCAGTCTAGCCTCAGCGACATGGCTACAACTAACCATCAACCAAGTCTCCAGTTGGCTTCTTCTCATGAGACTCATGAAGGATGGGTGTGTCCATGTCATGTTGATCGTACCACCAATAATAATGTCCGATCGTCAGATAGGATAATCGGTCCTCGTATAGCCTCAATCCGAACTTATGACTCATCGGAAGTACATACCTAAGCCATACAcaactcctcctcagcaAATGACGCGAAAATCCTGCTATTTGGAGCCCACCGCAGCAATGAGTAACATCGTCCTTATTCCCCAGGAGTTTCCCACAGTAAAAGAAAGGGACAAAATCGTCGACCTGTACAAACATCTCCGCTTAGCAGGCCTCAAACAAGACCCAGAGGCCTTTTCAGCGACGTACGAGACAGAAGCAGAATTTCCTCACGAAAAGTGGCTGGCCCGGATCGAGAACCCGCAAGCACGAACCTTTATCGCCCTGGACGATGGTGAAACCGTCCCTTCAACGGGCAATGCGTTGACGGCCCTTTTGTCGAGCGAATGGCTGGGAACTGTGACTATCGTGGGACCGAGACTTGCGTTCAGCAGTGAGATTGATCTCAGCGCACCGTGGAGGGTATTTGAGGAGGGCGATCGGTATACGACACCACAAGCGGATGACAGAAACGTCGTCGCCGTGTACATGATTGCTGGCATGTTTGTGCTTCCAGCGTCAAGAGGAATGGGGAATGGTCGTCGACTTGTTGAAGAGGCGATTAGACATACCCGAGGCGCTTCTCCAGCTACAGAGCAAACTCTACTGGTCCTACTGGTCGAAGCAAACAACGAAGCTGCAAGGAAACTGTATGAAAGATGCGGATTTCAGGAGTCCAACACGGAAGTAGTGTTCGGTGGACAACAGACAGTTGGGATGGTCCTCAACAATGGAAAGTAATGCAATCGAGTGCGAATCAAGCTCCAAAGTCCAATACATGAGCCATACCTAGGCAAGTCCAAAATATTTCAACCGGTCGAAGGGCCGTATGTTTATTCCATCGGCCAACTTAGAACATGGGAGTGCAGGCTGAATGGCGCCCTGCAGAACGCAAAGCTTCATTATCTCAGGGTCACAATATGGACGGTACCCTTGAAAGCTAGCCAGCTATCGGCGCATGCGAATCTTGCAAGCTTCAATATTTCTATTCAATTTTCATTAGAACAATAACGACAATATTGACCAGCATTTCTGCCACAAAGGCGACCGGAAGATGCTTGTCTGTCAAAGCGACTGAGATGGCGCAGGCGGAGATTGGGAAGAAAGGGAGAGTGCATCAGATCGTTTTGTGAGACATGACGGTTCATTTATTCCAATACCTACATTAACTGGGGTCATCATTTGGTTCTGGTGTCTGACCCGAGTCGTCCCTTGTAAGCCCTAGTGGATTATTGTGGTTGCCTGTCCAGCGGCCCTCTTTCACTCTTCTCGTGTTTCTGTCGCTCTCATGACATGTGTTTCTTCTATCTTCCTGTACACTTCCTATACAACACTTACCCTAAACTCTATCAGCTGCCAGATGACTTTGGGTGGCTCAGAGACCCCTTTCTGGGGTCCAATTACTGCAAATTCCAAGTTAGCCTCAGCATCCTGTGCCAACAGCTTCCTTGCAGTTACTCTCAGCTAACTAATATCATACAGCTTTTGTGAAGAGGTAGCGATGGATCACAGCACTTATACTTCAAATTCCATCTCACAGCTGATTATGTTCTTGATGGCTTAGGACTACTTGGTTACCAGATACGCTGCCGAATTCATCAACACCTTGACTAACGTAGTGTACGGTAAGCGCTTTCTTCGGTGTTGGTAGACATGAGAATTCCACTGAAAAACATGTCCAGTAATCTATGCCATCTATGGACTCTACCACCTGTGGCAGAAACCAAATGTTGGTTTCCTTCGCACCGTACCCTACTTGGGTTTAATGGCAGTGGGACTCTGTTCCGCTCTGTTCCACATCAGTCTCAATTACCACACCCAGATGTGTATGTCTCCATTAACATCTCTCTTTTGCTACCTCTGAGAAATTCCCCTGGCTTACTCTATTCATCAGTGGACGACCTCTCCATGATGTTCACAACAACGCCTGTGCTGCACCGCGTCATGACCGCCAGTGCCAGCCCAGGGGTCACGCTTATCGTGGGCATTGTCCTAGGGTCAACCCTTCTCGCCCTAGTCATTTATCACCTAAAGACGGATGAACTGCTTCTGCACTCTTTGTTCTTCGTTGGCTCCGTGACCGTTATTGGAGTTTTTACCATGCGACTAATCAACGCTCGCACACGGGCGGGCTCGGAGGCTCGAAGGCAGATCTGGGGGATGGTACGGTTTGGAGCTGGTAATATACTCATCTCACGCCACGCCGATAGTGAAACTCCTGCTAAAATATTGCGAAGGTATATTCAATTTGGGATACTGGCTCTGGATGGTTGATGGGTGGATGTGCTCCTATTTGAAAAGCACCAGGCAGACGGTGGGTCTTCCCTGGGCTTTTTTGTTGGAGCTTCATGGGTGGTATGTACCAGTTCCCTAGCTATTTCAGTCCTCGTTTCTTCTCTTGAATAACAATAGTCACACCGAATCGGCAGGTGGCACATATGTACGGGAGGGAATTGGCGCCTATATCTTCATCGCGATAATTGATCATCTCGTATCAGGGGACAATCataaagatattcccagaTCCCTGGCCTGGCCGGCACCGTGGGCTGCTCAGTCGATCTTTGcaggaaaaggaaacaacAAGATATAAGCATGAGCATATGACTATAGTCCTGTAGCCGCGGGGAGCTTGGTGTATTTTCCTTGTCTTTTGTTTATTGCCTGGCTATTTAGATTTGCCATTGTTGGGACAGCTTAATGGTGTATCTGGAGACACACCAGGATAGACTCTAGGGACATATACCTCAAGAAGGAATGAACAAGTTGGCCAGCACTGAGACTGTACCTCCCGTTCGGCCCCCATCCCATGTTCATGATCTTCAGCTGTGTTCATTAATAAAGCACTCTCGTTTCCATCGCCAAGAGGTCTACAGGCAGGTGTACATGACATGAATATGGCTAACACAGCGACACAAAGAATGAATCCGTTGTCAGATCCTCTACAGCTATTAATATGTACCAAATGCTGCTCCTATCTGCTAGTCTTGTATCCCGCACTACCAATCGGATCGTATATCGCCGATATGATGGACAAGGGGGCGTAAGACGAATCATCGAAGAATAATGCCCTTTTCAAGTTCCCGAGAGTGCAGACCCAGCGCCTTGGCTGAGGCTGTGGCCGAGGTAACATCACAGGAACATTATTGACTAGACAGATCGGGCCTAGGCACTGGTAAACTTACAAAGTACCTGCCTAGTGGTGCCTTGTCCTATCCAGCCGTCGACTTGCAATTCTGAATAACGCAAACCCCATCCCCCAAGAGTACAGATACAATGATCTCCATCGGCACCCATCGCCTCTATCTCTCCATCAGCGGCCCACCCCGCCACAATCCCCCAGATCCTATCGTAGTGTTCATCGCCGGCGCAGGCGACGTCGCATCGTCTTACTGCGCCGTTCAGCGGCTTGTGGCGCCATTCTCCCCGCTTGTTCTTTACGACCGCTCTGGCCTCGGTCGCAGCGAAAGTAATCCCAACGCTCCCAGCCCAACTGCGATGTCCGCAGCTGCCGAGTTACACACCCTACTCAAAACTGCAAACATCCCTCCACCGCTTATCCTGGCAGCTCATTCCTATGGAGCCATCATTGCTAGGGAATACCTCCATTCCTACTCGAGCGATGTTGCGGGCATGGTCCTCATGGATGCCTCAACGGAACGAAACATCGAGTTATTTCAGAACCCGGATTTAGATCTTAGTGCTATGATTGGAAACCTGAAATTTTCTGAGGTCACAGGTCTGCGTGCTGCCGCTCAGCTCTCACGCGAAGAATGGCGGGTGAGAGCGATAGACACTGCGCGGGGAGTGGCTACTTCTCAGGCAGAAGCGATGGTGCGGGAGGAGGTTTGTCGTGCGCTTGCTGAAAAAGAGCAGTTCAAGAAGCAGGCGCTGGGGGATCGGCCTTTGAGCGTGATTCGGTGTAATGGGTTGATGGACTACCGGAGACTATACGAGAAGGCTGTCGAGGCTGGGAATGGGACGGACGCGCAGCGAGCGGCGTTCCATGAGCTGCTGGAAAAATGGGACGGGGTGGATCGTGAGATGCAGGAAGAGCAGTTGAGATTATCTAGCCGGAGTCGGATGGTTCATTTACCGGACTGTGGGCATAATGTACATATGATTCGACCAGAAGTTGTTGCGGACGAGGTTCGATGGGTACGAGAGCAGATTCTAGGTCAGAAGATAGAATCCGCTCTTTGATCTATGCATCACTGCTGGAAGGCACTAAAGCTTGCTTTTAAGTGACCTCTCTTTACATAGTTCAATCAAGAGCAGCAAAATCTTTGATCTCCTGAGTCTCCTCTACCTCGGAAGGATCCCGGTTTCTCATGTCGATTGCAACTTGACTGAGTGGTTTCGACTCAGCATGTGCCCAATCGCTGATTTACCAAGCTGGTAGAACACTCATGATCTGCTATACTGAGGACTGGTCTCTCTGGCTTTGTGGTATATAGAAAGGCCCACCGCAGGTTCTGGAACAAAAGGATGGGTCAATTCCCAAAGAGGTACAGCAAGAACAGTATAAAACTACGCGCGTCACCCTATGTCCGACTCCGTCGACTCACACAGCGCATGTATCTTTGCTTTTACGGAGGCCCCTCCAAGAATGATGAGAGTCGCGTGCTTCACCCTCATAATGGCAATGAGGGCCATGGATGGGAAACAGCTACTGTAGTTCGATGCGTGGTTGGCTATTTTCTTTGGATACTTACTTGGCGCCTTTTGCAGTGGAATACGATTGTTATCTCCCTGCATGATTTCCTGAGCCAAAGCAATCTCTGTTTCTTGGCTTATAACAAGAATACCATTGTCAATGCCTACCAAGCATTCCCAAGAATAATGAATGTTTGTGTCCCATGTCTTTGGTtgtacagtaaaacctcaTTATAACAAGATATTCCAGACAGTCCAAATTTCTCGTTATAACAAGGTTCTTgttatatcaaggatatatataatttagcCTATACAATAGCTTCGAATATCCTGCTGAGTCTGTAGGCTTAGCTTTTAACCTTAAAGGATATATTTATgcttatctagcttatatataaggCTAGGAATGCcctctgcctgctgctccttATATAAATAAAGTATTCTTAGTATATCTAATGCCTAATTAAGTAATATTTATAGTAGAATTTtaagctcctcctcagaatcatTATTAAGCTCTGGCCTATTGTCACATGCTCGGAACAACATAAGCCCAgcgagccgccagcggcaagccccctctcgCTCgggtaattatatacccgATTCCGAACGCactcagtagaaataggagttctgaaCAGCTTGGGGGAGACTAAGCGGTTCGTTCTGATCATTGACACACATACATTTTcactaatacatctatacgtccctgaaacccagtATTCCTACCCGTAGCCGCAGCctagtcgccgtcgcatcgctggctaggaccccctaggtcgattacctccgatcgccttacaCCTATACTAAGCTAGAATCTAGCTCTTAATATCTTTAGGAGTATCCTAGACAGCTTCCTCTGCAGGGTTTAGAAAGgtattaatatctattagaTCCTAGATAGGCATAGAGAGCttaagaagagagaaagtattctatatattatctagaaCTACTAGATTAATAGGctcttaatataatagttaaGAATCTAGAGCCTTTTAAAAGTAATTCTAAATTACCTATCTAGAAAGATTAGATTCCCAGCTCTGGATTCCCTATTAAACTACTTATAGaatatttattaatataattagatTATGATTAAGCTTAAACTCTTAAAGGATAAAGTAAATCTAGTATTATTTCTAGTATGACTTCTAATAGTGGATAATCCCTTAATTAAGAGGCTAGTATTAGCTAGTAGAGTTTATAGGAAGCTATATAATAAGAGTATTCTATAGTAGATAACTACTAAATTAAATCTCTATTATAGCAGCTTAATAAGCAGAGAAGTTATCTATAAGAAGGATAATATTCTATCTACTTATCTACTTATTAAACTAATAAAGAAAGTCTgtaaatattaatattataatctaGGCTTTCTAGTTACTCTACTAGATAAGATTTagattctatatattaatattagcAGCTTAGAAAGCTTAGGGATTCTTTACTATACTAATAAACTATAGTAATAGCTTCTTAGAGCTATCTATATTGTAATAAAAGAGGGCTATTATTTATactttatctttcttttaaCCTAgaagttaatatattaaaaGACTCTGTGTAGAAGACTACTTCTAGAAGAGGCTAGTcttattatagttaaactagtCCTTAAGGCTATATATACTTAGACTTATTTAATCTTAAGTATCTCTTAATCTGCCTAAGCTAAAatacttctcttctctttataatattaatactatcttACTAATCTCCTTATCTAGAAGTTATAAAGCTATCTATTACTAAAAGTTAGCATCTCTTACCCTaggtagatcttctcctAAAAAGACTAAGCCTTTTGTTGAATAATCTCTACAGAGATAGGTATTTAttcctctatatatattatctaCTTAAATAAGGTATTCTCTAGCTCTGGCTAGTTCTTATAGTGTTAGCACTTTGTATTATAGGTAGGGAGGGAATTAGTATTAAGATAGTTATATTTACAGGATAAGATATCAGAGATGAGACTAGATAAAagaatataattataggTCTCCTGAAACTATTTATGAAGGTCTTTCTGTgttatatttagatagagATATTTTTAGGCTTATAAAGCAGCCTTCTAGGATATTAAGATAGGCTTCCTCTGAGGTATATTAGCTAATAAGAACCccttaatataataagatTTTATATAGGAGATAAGGTAAAGTTAATAAGACTTGCTGTAGCAAGGGAtcttattatttatataaaGAATTAATTAAAGCAAGGAAAAAatcttattatattaaggTTCTCGTTATAGCAAGGCTCGTTATAAtgaggttttactgtaccCCGTTGGATCGCAGATCCCTAATTATTTGGCCAACTAAATGAAGCCACGATAATGCAGTGTTTAATATTGAAGCGCTTTCCGTGCAAACTTTGGTTTTAGATCTCCAGCAATGCACCGGTAAAGCTTGAGCTAGGAATATGGTTGGAGAAACCTCACTGACCCAAAGAAATTACTCATTTTATATTTCCAGTTTCGTCAGTGCATTGATAAAATCATGGCTCTCCACAGGTGAAAGAGCCCCATCTCCTAACCGCCAGGTTTCTGATCGTACCTACATCTAGCTCAAGCTCGTAGGCCTATTAAAGAGTAGGCTGCAAGAGTCCAG contains the following coding sequences:
- a CDS encoding alpha/beta fold hydrolase, which produces MISIGTHRLYLSISGPPRHNPPDPIVVFIAGAGDVASSYCAVQRLVAPFSPLVLYDRSGLGRSESNPNAPSPTAMSAAAELHTLLKTANIPPPLILAAHSYGAIIAREYLHSYSSDVAGMVLMDASTERNIELFQNPDLDLSAMIGNLKFSEVTGLRAAAQLSREEWRVRAIDTARGVATSQAEAMVREEVCRALAEKEQFKKQALGDRPLSVIRCNGLMDYRRLYEKAVEAGNGTDAQRAAFHELLEKWDGVDREMQEEQLRLSSRSRMVHLPDCGHNVHMIRPEVVADEVRWVREQILGQKIESAL
- a CDS encoding GNAT family N-acetyltransferase; translation: MTHRKYIPKPYTTPPQQMTRKSCYLEPTAAMSNIVLIPQEFPTVKERDKIVDLYKHLRLAGLKQDPEAFSATYETEAEFPHEKWLARIENPQARTFIALDDGETVPSTGNALTALLSSEWLGTVTIVGPRLAFSSEIDLSAPWRVFEEGDRYTTPQADDRNVVAVYMIAGMFVLPASRGMGNGRRLVEEAIRHTRGASPATEQTLLVLLVEANNEAARKLYERCGFQESNTEVVFGGQQTVGMVLNNGK
- a CDS encoding ceramidase, whose translation is MTLGGSETPFWGPITANSKYAAEFINTLTNVVYVIYAIYGLYHLWQKPNVGFLRTVPYLGLMAVGLCSALFHISLNYHTQMLDDLSMMFTTTPVLHRVMTASASPGVTLIVGIVLGSTLLALVIYHLKTDELLLHSLFFVGSVTVIGVFTMRLINARTRAGSEARRQIWGMVRFGAGIFNLGYWLWMVDGWMCSYLKSTRQTVGLPWAFLLELHGWWHICTGGNWRLYLHRDN